The window CCGGGGGCCGAGGAAGCGGGTAAACTAGGAGCATGTTCAAGACCATCCTCCTGGCCTACGACGGCTCGGAGCACGCGAGGCGGGCGGCGGAGGTGGCCAAGGCCGAGGCGGAGGCCCACGGGGCGAGGCTCATCGTGGTCCACGCCTACGAGCCCGTGCCCGACTACCTGGGGGAGCCCTTCTTTGAGGAGGCCCTGAGGCGCCGCCTGGAACGGGCGGAGGGGGTCCTCGAGGAGGCCCGGGCCCTCACCGGCGTCCCCAAGGAAGACGCCCTCCTCCTGGAGGGGGTGCCTGCCGAGGCCATCCTCCAGGCGGCCCGGGCGGAGAAGGCCGACCTCATCGTCATGGGCACCCGGGGGCTTGGGGCTTTGGGGAGCCTCTTCCTGGGAAGCCAGAGCCAACGGGTGGTGGCCGAGGCCCCCTGCCCCGTCCTCCTCGTCCGGTAGTTGCAGGGGGGACGGCTCCTTGTTATAAAGTGAGTTCCGGGGAGTAGCCGCCCCGAAAGCGGGGCCAGCCGATCGTCAGGACGGGAGGCATCCCCGGTCGGCTGGGGCGCCTTTAGGCGCATGGCGAGACCACCGTTTGGGTGGCCTCGTCTCTCTGCTACTCCCCGGAAGGAGGGAGCCATGGACACGCTCGCGTTCTTGCTCATGATCCTGGTCTTCGTGGCCAGCCTGGCCATCCAAGGGGGTCTGCAGGCCACCTTTGCCCGCTACAGCCGGGTGGCGAACAGCCGGGGGCTTACGGGGGCCGAGGTGGCCCGGGCGATCCTGGACGCCCACGGCCTCACCCACGTCCGGGTGGAGCCCGTGCCCGGAGCCCTCACGGACCACTACGACCCCCAGGCCAAGGCCGTGCGGCTTTCCGAGCCCAACTACGCCTCGCCCAGCCTCGCCGCCTTGGCCGTGGCCGCCCACGAGGTGGGGCACGCGGTGCAGGACGCCCGGGGCTACGCCTGGCTTAGGGTGCGGGCGAGCCTGCTCCCTGCGGCGAGCCTGGGGAGCAACCTGGGGCCCATCCTGGTCCTCGCCGGCCTCTTCCTCGGGGCCTTGGGCCTCGCCAAGCTCGGCCTCTACCTGTACCTGGCGGTGGCCCTCTTCCAGCTCATCACCCTGCCCGTGGAGTTTGACGCTTCCAAGAGGGCCCTGGAGTTCCTAAGGCGCATGGGCTTCCTCAGGCCGGAGGAGATGCGCCCGGCCCGGCAGGTCCTCACCTGGGCCGCCCTCACCTACGTGGCCGCCTTGGCGGGTTCCTTGGCCACGATCCTCTACTACGCGAGCCTCCTGGGCCTCTTCGGCCGGAGGGAGGAGTAGATGCCCCTGCTTCTTTGCCCCAACTGCCAGGTGGGCATGCGGGAGGTGGAGCGGCGCGGTGTCCTGATAGACGTCTGCCCCCAGTGCGGCGGGGTGTGGCTGGACAAGGGGGAGCTGGAAAAGCTTTTGGCCGAGGCCGAGGAGGTGGAGCGCCGCTACGAGGAGGAGCTGGAGGGCTTCTACCGCAAGGAGGGCAAGCCCTACAAGAGGAAAAAAGGCTTCATGAAGCTCTTTGACCTGTTTGACTGAGGGATTGGGATGGCCGCCCCCCGGAAGCTCCGGGGGGCGGTTCGCATTAGCGGTCGTCCCCGTCCCCTCCCAGCCTGCCCCGTTCCTTGCGGGAGCGGAGCTTCGCCAGGTTGGCCTGGGCCACGGCCTCGAGGCTTTCCCCCAGGTCCGTGGCCACCTGGGCCACGTACCAGAGCACGTCCCCGAGCTCGGCGAGAATGGCCTCCCGCGCCTCCTCGCTGAGGCGCCCCCCGTGGTCGCGCAGGACCTTCTTCACCTTGTTGGCGAGCTCCCCGGCCTCCCCCGCGAGGCCCAGGGCGGGGTAGACCAGGCGGTAGGCCTCGGGGTAGAGGGCGGTCTTCTGGGCTTCCTTTTGGTACTCCTCAAAGGTCATGGACCACCTCCTTGCGGATGGCGTAGACCCGGCTCACCCCCTCCTCGCTGGTGACGCCGTAGAGGGCGTGGCAGGCCTCCATGGTCCGCTTCTGGTGGGTCACCAGGAGGAACTGGCGCCCCGAGCGCAAAAAGCGCGTGAAGCGCAGGAGGTTCGCCTCGTCCAAGGCGGCGTCCACTTCGTCCAGGACGGCGATGGGAAGCCCGCCTTGGAGTTCCCCCAGGGCGAAGAGGAAGGCCAGGGCCCCGAGGGTCTTCTCCCCCAGGGAGAGGAGGCGGAGGTCCTGGGTGCGCTTCCCCGCTGGGGTGACCACGAGGCCCAGCCCCCGCGCCGTCCGGCGCACCTCCGCCCGCCCGCCGAGCAGGGCCTCCCCGTAGCGGCGGAAGGCCTCCTGGAAGCGGGCGAAGGCCTCCTCCAAGCGCTTCTGGTGCTCGGCCTCCACCCCTTTGGCCTCGGCCTCGAGGCGGAGAAGGGCTTCCACGGCCTCGTCCAGCTCCCGCTGGCGCGCCTTAAGCTTTTCCTCGGCCTCGGCCAGGGCCCTTTCCGCCAGGGCGTTCACCGGGCCCAGGGCCTCTAGCTCCGCCTCCGCTTGGGCGAGGCGGGCCTGGAGGGCGCGTGGGGTTCCTTCCAGGCGGGGAAGCTCGGGGAGCTCGGCGAGCTCCCGCTCCACCTCTTCCCAGGCCGCCTCCCGCCGGGCCAGGGTGAGGCGGAGGTGCTCCCGCTCGGCGAGGAGGTGGTTTTGCCGGGTGAGGAGCCGGGTCTCCTCCTCCGCCAGGGCCTTGAGGGCCTGCCGGAGCTTCCGCGCCCCTTCCTCCAGGGACCGGGCCCTTTCCGCCAGGGGGCGGGTGGCCTCTAAGGCCTTCTCCAGCTCCGCAAGCCGGGCCCGGACCCGCGCCGCCTCCTCCTGAAGCCTTTCCCACTCCTCCCAGGCCCGCTTCCTTTCCAAGAAGCGGGCGTGGGCCTCCGCCTGCTGGAGGAGGGCCTCGAGGCGGGCCGCCTCCTCGCGGAGGGCCTCGAGGCCCTGAGCCTCGTGCGCCTCCGGCGGCTCCGGGGGCTTGGGCTCGGGGGGGAGGGGCCTTTCCAGCCGGGCCCGGAGGGAGAGGAGCCGGGCCTTGGCCTCCTCCAGGGCCCTGGGGTGGGGGAAGGCGGAGAGCCGTTCCCTTAGGGCCTGGGCCTCCCGGGCGAGGGCCCTTTCCTCCGTCTCCGCCTCGTCAAGCCGCCGCCTTAGGGAGAGGGCCTCCCCCCCGGCGCGGACCCTCCCCCCGGTGATGGCCCCCGTGCGCTCCACCACCTCCCCCTCCAGGGTCACGAGGCGTTCCCCTCCCCCTGCCCTCAGGTAGGCGAGGGCCCGGTCCAGGTCCTGGAAGACCAGGGTGTCCCCGAAGAGGACGCCGAGCACCGCCTCCTCCGGCAGGCCGGGAAGGCGCAGGCGGGCCAGGGCGCGGGCGGGGCCCAAGAGGCCGGGGAAGGGCTTGGGCTCGGGGAGGGGGCGGGGGCGGAGGAGGGTGAGGGGGAGGAAGGTGGCCCGCCCCCCCACCCGCTTCAGGTGGGCGATGGCCCTCTTGGCCGCCTCCTCGTCCTCCACCAGAACCCACTGGAGCCTGGGGCCGAGGGCCGCTTCCAGGGCTTGCTCCAGCCCGGGCTCGGGGCGGAGGAGGTCGGCCACCACGCCGAGCACCCCCGAAAGGCCCCGGACCCGCCTCGGCCCCTCGTGGAGGTCGGCCCCGCTTTCCACCAGGCGGTGGAGGCGCTCCCGCTCTTTGGCCACGCCTTTTCGCTGGGCCTCCACCTCCTTGAGCCTCGCCTCCAGCCCCTCCCGCTCCCGAAGCCTCGCGGCGAGCCGGGCCACCTCCTCTTCCAGGGCCTCCACCTCGGGCCTTAGGGCCTCCCGCTCCCTGAGGGCCTCGAGGCGGGCGGCGAGCCTTTCCTCGTACCGGGCCCGCTCGGCCTCGTATCGGCGGCGCGCTTCCTCCGTCCTTTGGACCTCGGCCTCTTTGCGCCGGATCTCCTCCCTGAGGCTGCGGAGCCTGGCCCTCAGGGCCTCGGGGGCTTCTTCCGGCCTTGGGGGCTCGGGGCCGGGTTCGGGAGGAGGGGGCCGGTCCAGGGCCTGGAGGACGCGGCGCAAGGACCCGGCCTCCCCCATAAGCCCCTCCCGCTCCTTGAGGGCGAGGTGGGCCTCCTCCAGGGCGTGGCGGAGCCCTTCCTCCTCGGCGAGGAGGCCCCGCTTGCGGGAGAGGAGGGCCTCCATGGCCTCCTGGAGCCCTTGGAGCTCGGCCTCCAGCGCCTTAAGGCGGGACCGGATCCCCTGGGCTTCCTCCGCCAGCGCCTCCTTCCGGGCGAGGAGGAGGCTCCGCTTGAGCCTGAGCCTAAGCAGGCTCAGCTCCCGGGCCCTTTTCGCCCGGTCGGCCTCCCGCGCCAGGGCCTCCACCTCCTCCTTCAGGGCCTTTAGGGCCTTTTCCCGCTCCTCCACCAGGGCCGCCGCCTGGGCCAGGCGCTCCTCGGTGAGGCGGACGGCCTCGGCCACGGGCCTGAGCCCCGCCGCCTCCTCCAGGTGGGCGAGGAGCTGGGCCTCGGGGGACTCCAGCACCGCGCCCACCTCCCCCTGGCCCACCACGGCGTACCCGCCCCGGCCGAGCCCGGTGCCCGCGAGGTGGAGGGCGAGGGCCTTGGCGCTCGTGGGGCGGCCGTTCACCCGGAGCTGGCTTCGGTCCCCCTCAATGCGCCGCTCCACCACCAGGCGCTCCCGGCCCCGGGAGAGCTCCAGGCGCACCTCGGCCACGCCCTGGGGGGGACGGGTCTTGGCGCCGTGGAAGAGAAGGGCCTTGAGCTCCTCCCCCCTCAGGTCCTGGGCGCGGCTTCCGGTGACGAAGCGGATGGCCTCCACCAGGTTGCTCTTCCCGGAGCCGTTGGGGCCGATGATCCCCGTGACGGGGTCGGGGAAGTCCAGGAGGGTCCGGTCGGCGAAGGACTTAAACCCCTGGAGGACGAGGCGGTCCAGGCGCCAGGTCTCGCTCATGGCAGGCGTACGGGGACTTCCAGGTCCAGGTGGGCGAGGCCGGGGCTCGGCTGTCCTTCCACCAGAAAGCGCACCTCGCTGCCCTCGGGGAAGGTGGCGAGGAGGGTGTAGGCGAGGCTGTAGAGGCGGTAGACCTCCCCTTCGGCGTCCAGCCCCCGGACGAAGTCCTCGGGCAGGTCCACCACGAGGCGCCCCTCCGCCGCGAAGAGGCCCAGGGGGGTGGGGCTTCCCGTGGCCTGGGCCCAGGCGAGGAGGGCCTTCTCGTAGGGGTTTTCCCCCAGGCCCACCTCGAGGACCACGGGCTCCCGGAGGAAGCCCCGGGGCGGGTCGGGGCGGTAGAGGTTCAGGGTGAGCTTCTCCTCCCGCGCGGCCTCGTCCGCGGGCAGGGGCAGGGCCTTGGGGGGGTTGGGGACGGGGCTTTGCCAGTAGACGAAAAGCCCCAGGGCGAAGACGAGAAGGCCGAGGAGGTTGTAGACGCTCAGGTACTTCCTCACGGCGCGCCCCCCTCGAGGTAGGCCCGGATCCCCTGGGCGATGGCCTGGGCCACGAGGGCGCGGGCCTCCTCCGTTCCCAGCCTTTCCGCCCCCACCTCCAAAAGCACCGCCGCCCCGTCCACCCGGGTCAGGGCGTAGGGCCCCTCGGCCTTGACCACGGCGAACCCCTGGGCGGCGAGGGCCCGCTCCAGGGCCAGGGCGAGGCGGGCGGGGTCCCCGGCGTAGGCCCGAAGGAGCCTCGCCCGTTCCTCGGGAAGGTCGCCGAGGCGGGGGAGGCTTTGGGCGAGGGGGCTCGTCCGGTCCTTGGGAAGGTAGAGGCGCACCTCACGGCCCCGGGCCATGTGGAGGGAGACCACCACGGAGGCGGTGCGGGCCAGGGCGAGGCGCGCCTCCAGGGGCAGGGTTTCGTCGCCCTGCCGGGTGAGCCGGGCGCCCGGCAGGAGGGCGGCCACGCGGCGGGCGAGGTCCAGGGCGACCTCCTTCTCCGCCAGCCCCTGGACCTCGAGGCCCGGGTCCTCCCCGCCGTGCCCCGGGTCCAGGAGGACGGTGGGGGAGGGGAGGGGGAGGGGGGTGAGGCCCACGGCCACCTGGCCGCCCCCGGGGTAGTAGACCCGCTCCGGGGGGCGGGAGAGGGGGAGGAAGAGGCCCATGGCCTCCTGGACCAGGGAGGGGTGGCTCCCCTGGGCCATGAGGAAGAGGACGCCCCCGGGCCGCACCACGGCGTTCACCTCCCGGCTGAAGCGGAGGAGGTAGCCTTCGGGCCGGGCCTCCACCTGGAGGAGCCGGGCCCAGGGGAGGTCCAGCTGGATGCCCACCTGGGCCTGGTAGGAGAGGCCGAGGGCGTCCGCTAGGGGGCGCAGGGGCACGTAGACGCGCCCGTCCTTGCGCCAGGCGGCGAGGCTGGAGGCGGCCTTGGCCTCGTCCGCTTCCACCGGGAAGGTCCGGTAGCGGGCCCCAAGCCCGAGGGCCACCTGGCCCTCCCCCTGCCAGAGGGCGAGGCCGAGCCCCCGGGCCACGAGCCCCACCTCCCCGTAGGACACCCCCCGGTTTCCCGGGTAGAGGGCTTCCCCGGTAAGCTCCCCCACCTTCAGGGGCTTGGGGGCCTGGGCCAGGGCGAAGGCGGCGAGGAAGAGGAGGAAGAGGGCCCTCATAGCTCCTCCAAGGCGCGGCGCACCGCCTCCTTCTTGTCCTCGCGCCGCTTTTCATAAGCCTTCTTCCCCCGGGCGAGGCCCAGGAGGACCTTGGCGTACCCCCGCTCGTTGAAGTAGATCTTGAGGGGGACCAGGGTGAGGCCCTTCTGCTCCACCTTGCCGAGAAGCCGCCTAAGCTCGTGCTTGTGCAGGAGGAGCTTCCGCTTCCTCCTCGGGTCCACGTTGGCGTAGGAGCCCTTCTCGTAGGGGGCGATGTAGAGGTTTTCCAGGTAAAGCTCGCCGTCCTCAAACCTGGCGAAGCTTCCCGTGAAGTCCACCTTCCCCGCCCTCAGGGACTTCACCTCGGTCCCTTTGAGGGCGATGCCCGCCTCGTAGGTTTCCAGGATCTCGTAGTCGTGCCGCGCGCGGCGGTTCTCCAGCACGGGGGCCATCTTACCAAAGCCGGTAGAGCTCCTCCCGGCGGTGGCGGAGGAGGGGGTACTTCTTGCGGTAGGCCTCGAGGAAACCCCAGTCGGGCTCGGCGACGAGGAGGCCTTCCTCCTCCCTCCGCGCCAAGACCCGCCCGTCGGGCGCGACGAAGAGGGAGGGGCTTCCCGTGTCCGCGCGGCTCGCCAGGAAGAGGTAGGCCTGGTTCTCCGCCGCCCGGGCCCGGGCGAGGACCTCCAAAAGCCCGGCGTACTCCCCGGGCCAGGCCGCCCCCACGAGAAACCCCTGCGCCCCCTTCAGGGCGTAGGCCCGGAAGAGCTCGGGGAAGTCCAGGTCGTAGCAGAGGGCAAGCCCGAAGGCCCGGCCCTCCCAAGGGAGGAGGAGGGGCCTTTCCCCGGGGCGGAGGCCCTCGTCCCCCTCTTCCCCCTCCGCCCGGTAGAGGTGGAGCTTGGCGTAGGCGGGGCCTTGGGGGAAGGCTTGCAGGCGGTTTTCTCCTTCCGCGAGGTGCCCCGCGAGGAGGAGAAGCCCCGCCTCTTCCGCAAGCTCCCTAAGGGCCTGGGGAAGCCCGGGGTCCTCCCGTTTGCCCAGGACGAGCTCGGGGAGGAGCAAAAGCCCCGCCCCCCGCTCCCGGGCCTCTTGGGCCAGGGGCGGAGGGCCTGGAGGAGCTCCCTTAGGCTTTCCCGCTTGGCCAGGTGGGCCAGGGCGAGGCGCATTACCTCGGGCCCAGGAAGCGCCAGGCGGTGGGGAAGAGGAGGGCGGCGAGGACCGCCTTCACCAGGTCCCCGGGGATGAAGGGGAAAAGCCCCATGGCGAGGAGGGCGGAGACGCCCCCGAACTTCCCCGCGCCCATGAGCCAGGCGGCGAGCCAGGGAAGCCCCACGAGGTAGAGGAGGGCGTTCCCCAGGAGCATGGCGAGGAGGGTGCCGAAGAAGCCCCGGTCCAGGCCGAAGCGCTCCACCAGAAGCCCCACGAGGCCCGCCGCCAGGGGGAAAGCCAGGAGGAACCCTCCGGTGGGCCCTAGGATTTTGGCGATCCCGCCCGTTCCCCCGGCGAAGACGGGGAGGCCCATGGCCCCCTCCAGGAGGTAGGCGAGGAGGGCGAGGAAGCCCAGGCGGCTTCCCAGGGCCGCCCCCACCAGGAGGACGCCCAGGGTCTGGCCGGTGATGGGGACCGGGGTGAAGGGGAGGGGGAGGGCGATCTGGGCGGTGAGGGCCACGAAGAGGCTTCCCACGAGGATGAGGAGGAGGTCCCGGGAAAGGGTCCTTTGGGGCCAAATGGTCTTCATAAGCGGCGTGTAGGGCAACACCTCGGTCTTCACGCTTTCGCCTCCTTTCCCCGCCCTTGGCGGGTCGTCAACCAAGCTATGGGTTTCCGGTTGACGTGTCAAGGCGGGGGCTAAGGGGTATACTGGCCCGGAGGAGGTGTAGGCATGAAGGTCGGTATCAACGGATTCGGCAGGATCGGGCGGCAGGTTTTTAGGATTCTCCACGAAAGGGGCGTGGAGGTGGCCCTGATCAACGACCTCACCGACAACAAGACCCTGGCCCACCTGTTGAAGTACGACTCCACCTACGGCCGCTTCCCCGGGGCGGTGGGCTACGACGAGGAAAACCTCTACGTGGACGGGAAGGCCATCCGGGCCACGGCGATCAAGGACCCCCGGGAGATCCCCTGGAAGCAGGCGGGGGTGGGGGTGGTGGTGGAGTCCACGGGCGTCTTCACCGACGGGGAGAAGGCGAGGGCCCACCTCGAGGCCGGGGCCAAGAAGGTGATCATCACCGCCCCCGCCAAGAACGAGGACATCACCGTCGTCCTCGGGGTGAACCACGAGCAGTACGACCCCGCCAAGCACCACATCCTCTCCAACGCCAGCTGCACCACGAACTCCCTCGCCCCCGTGATGAAGGTCCTGGAGGAGGCCTTCGGCGTGGAGAAGGCCCTCATGACCACGGTCCACTCCTACACCAACGACCAGCGCCTTCTGGACCTTCCCCACAAGGACCTGCGCCGCGCCCGGGCCGCCGCCCTCAACATCATCCCCACCACCACGGGGGCGGCCAAGGCCACCGCTTTGGTCCTTCCCTCCCTCAAGGGGCGGTTTGACGGGATGGCCCTAAGGGTGCCCACGCCCACGGGGAGCATCTCCGACATCACCGCCCTCCTCAAGCGGGAGGTGACCGCCGAGGAGGTGAACGCCGCCCTCAAGGCCGCGGCCGAGGGCCCCTTGAAGGGCATCCTCGCCTACACCGAGGACGAGATCGTCCTCCGGGACATCGTCATGGACCCCCACTCCTCCATCGTGGACGGGAAGCTCACCAAGGCCATCGGCAACCTGGTCAAGGTCTTCGCCTGGTACGACAACGAGTGGGGCTACGCCAACCGGGTGGCCGACCTGGTGGAGCTCGTCCTGAAGAAGGGGGTCTAGATGCGGACCCTTTTGGACCTGGACCCCAAGGGCAAGCGGGTCCTGGTGCGGGTGGACTACAACGTCCCCGTCCAAGACGGGAAGGTCCAGGACGAGACCCGGATCCTGGAAAGCCTCCCCACCCTCCGCCACCTCCTCGCCGGGGGGGCTTCCCTCGTCCTCCTCTCCCACCTGGGCCGCCCCAAGGGCCCGGACCCCAAGTACTCCCTGGCCCCGGTGGGGGAGGCCTTGAGGGCCCACCTCCCAGAGGCCCGCTTCGCCCCCTTCCCTCCGGGCTCGGAGGAGGCGAGGCGGGAGGCGGAGGCCCTGAGGCCCGGGGAGGTCCTCCTCCTGGAGAACGTCCGCTTTGAGCCGGGAGAGGAGAAGAACGACCCCGAGCTTTCCGCCCGCTACGCCAGGCTCGGGGAGGCCTTCGTCCTGGACGCCTTCGGGAGCGCCCACCGGGCCCACGCCAGCGTGGTGGGGGTGGCGAGGCTCCTCCCCGCCTACGCCGGCTTCCTCATGGAGAAGGAGGTGAGGGCCCTTTCCCGCCTCCTCAAGGACCCGGAAAGGCCCTACGCCGTGGTGCTGGGCGGGGCCAAGGTCTCGGACAAGATCGGGGTCATTGAGAGCCTCCTTCCCCGCATAGACCGCCTCCTCATTGGCGGGGCCATGGCCTTCACCTTCCTCAAGGCCCTAGGGGGAGAGGTGGGGAGGAGCCTGGTGGAGGAGGACCGGCTGGACCTGGCCAAGGACCTCTTGGGGCGGGCCGAGGCCTTGGGGGTCAGGGTCTACCTCCCCGAAGACGTGGTGGCGGCGGAGCGCATAGAGGCGGGGGTGGAGACCCGGGTCTTCCCGGCCCGGGCCATCCCCGTCCCCTACATGGGCCTGGACATCGGCCCCAAGACCCGGGAGGCCTTCGCCCGGGCCCTGGAAGGGGCGAGGACGGTCTTCTGGAACGGGCCCATGGGGGTCTTTGAGGTGCCTCCCTTTGACGAGGGGACCTTGGCCGTGGGGCAGGCCATCGCCGCCCTCGAGGGCGCCTTCACCGTGGTGGGCGGGGGCGACTCGGTGGCGGCGGTGAACCGCCTGGGCCTTAAAGAGCGCTTCGGCCACGTCTCCACCGGGGGCGGGGCGAGCCTGGAGTTCCTGGAAAAGGGCACCCTGCCCGGCCTCGAGGTCCTGGAAGGCTAAGGCGCGGGCGTTTAGAATGGGCCTGGGGCGTGGAGGCCCCAGGCCATGGCTTACGGCAAGGCCCACCTCGAGGCCCAGTTGAAGCGCGCCCTCGCGGAGGAGATCCAGGCCCTCGAGGACCCCAGGCTCTTCCTCCTCACCGTGGAGGCGGTGCGCCTTTCCAAGGACGGGAGCGTCCTCTCGGTCTACGTGGAGGCCTTCCGGGAGGAAGAGGGGGCCCTGCGGGCCCTCTCCCGGGCCGAGCGCCGGCTTGTGGCCGCCCTTGCCCGGAGGGTCCGCATGCGCCGCCTGCCCCGCCTGGAGTTCCTGCCGTGGAGAGCGTCACCCGCATAAAGGTTCGCTACGCCGAGACGGACCAGATGGGCGTGGTCCACCACTCGGTCTACGCCGTCTACCTGGAGGCGGCCCGGGTGGACTTCCTGGAAAGGGCCGGCCTTCCCTACCACCGGGTGGAGGCGAGGGGGGTCTTCTTCCCCGTGGTGGAGCTCGGCCTCACCTTCCGCGCCCCCGCCCGCTTCGGGGAGGTGGTGGAGGTCAGGACCCGCCTCGCGGAGCTCTCCTCCCGGGCCCTCCTCTTCCGCTACCGGGTGGAGCGGGAAGGGGTCCTTTTGGCCGAGGGCTTCACCCGCCACCTCTGCCAGGTGGGGGAGAGGGCGGCCCGCATCCCGGAGGACATCTACCGGGCCTTGAGCGTGCTACACTTAAAGTAGCATTGGGGCATGGACTTGGACGCCTTCACCCTCTTTGAGCGGCACATCAACCCAGGCCTCGCCGGGCTTCTCCGCTTCACCGGGCTAGACCGGGTGGAGTCCCACGCCGAAGGCCCCTACGTCTGGGACACCCAGG of the Thermus thermophilus HB8 genome contains:
- a CDS encoding AAA family ATPase, with product MSETWRLDRLVLQGFKSFADRTLLDFPDPVTGIIGPNGSGKSNLVEAIRFVTGSRAQDLRGEELKALLFHGAKTRPPQGVAEVRLELSRGRERLVVERRIEGDRSQLRVNGRPTSAKALALHLAGTGLGRGGYAVVGQGEVGAVLESPEAQLLAHLEEAAGLRPVAEAVRLTEERLAQAAALVEEREKALKALKEEVEALAREADRAKRARELSLLRLRLKRSLLLARKEALAEEAQGIRSRLKALEAELQGLQEAMEALLSRKRGLLAEEEGLRHALEEAHLALKEREGLMGEAGSLRRVLQALDRPPPPEPGPEPPRPEEAPEALRARLRSLREEIRRKEAEVQRTEEARRRYEAERARYEERLAARLEALREREALRPEVEALEEEVARLAARLREREGLEARLKEVEAQRKGVAKERERLHRLVESGADLHEGPRRVRGLSGVLGVVADLLRPEPGLEQALEAALGPRLQWVLVEDEEAAKRAIAHLKRVGGRATFLPLTLLRPRPLPEPKPFPGLLGPARALARLRLPGLPEEAVLGVLFGDTLVFQDLDRALAYLRAGGGERLVTLEGEVVERTGAITGGRVRAGGEALSLRRRLDEAETEERALAREAQALRERLSAFPHPRALEEAKARLLSLRARLERPLPPEPKPPEPPEAHEAQGLEALREEAARLEALLQQAEAHARFLERKRAWEEWERLQEEAARVRARLAELEKALEATRPLAERARSLEEGARKLRQALKALAEEETRLLTRQNHLLAEREHLRLTLARREAAWEEVERELAELPELPRLEGTPRALQARLAQAEAELEALGPVNALAERALAEAEEKLKARQRELDEAVEALLRLEAEAKGVEAEHQKRLEEAFARFQEAFRRYGEALLGGRAEVRRTARGLGLVVTPAGKRTQDLRLLSLGEKTLGALAFLFALGELQGGLPIAVLDEVDAALDEANLLRFTRFLRSGRQFLLVTHQKRTMEACHALYGVTSEEGVSRVYAIRKEVVHDL
- a CDS encoding universal stress protein, which gives rise to MFKTILLAYDGSEHARRAAEVAKAEAEAHGARLIVVHAYEPVPDYLGEPFFEEALRRRLERAEGVLEEARALTGVPKEDALLLEGVPAEAILQAARAEKADLIVMGTRGLGALGSLFLGSQSQRVVAEAPCPVLLVR
- a CDS encoding N-acetylmuramoyl-L-alanine amidase, with the translated sequence MRALFLLFLAAFALAQAPKPLKVGELTGEALYPGNRGVSYGEVGLVARGLGLALWQGEGQVALGLGARYRTFPVEADEAKAASSLAAWRKDGRVYVPLRPLADALGLSYQAQVGIQLDLPWARLLQVEARPEGYLLRFSREVNAVVRPGGVLFLMAQGSHPSLVQEAMGLFLPLSRPPERVYYPGGGQVAVGLTPLPLPSPTVLLDPGHGGEDPGLEVQGLAEKEVALDLARRVAALLPGARLTRQGDETLPLEARLALARTASVVVSLHMARGREVRLYLPKDRTSPLAQSLPRLGDLPEERARLLRAYAGDPARLALALERALAAQGFAVVKAEGPYALTRVDGAAVLLEVGAERLGTEEARALVAQAIAQGIRAYLEGGAP
- the gap gene encoding type I glyceraldehyde-3-phosphate dehydrogenase, with protein sequence MKVGINGFGRIGRQVFRILHERGVEVALINDLTDNKTLAHLLKYDSTYGRFPGAVGYDEENLYVDGKAIRATAIKDPREIPWKQAGVGVVVESTGVFTDGEKARAHLEAGAKKVIITAPAKNEDITVVLGVNHEQYDPAKHHILSNASCTTNSLAPVMKVLEEAFGVEKALMTTVHSYTNDQRLLDLPHKDLRRARAAALNIIPTTTGAAKATALVLPSLKGRFDGMALRVPTPTGSISDITALLKREVTAEEVNAALKAAAEGPLKGILAYTEDEIVLRDIVMDPHSSIVDGKLTKAIGNLVKVFAWYDNEWGYANRVADLVELVLKKGV
- a CDS encoding carbon-nitrogen hydrolase family protein; the encoded protein is MLLPELVLGKREDPGLPQALRELAEEAGLLLLAGHLAEGENRLQAFPQGPAYAKLHLYRAEGEEGDEGLRPGERPLLLPWEGRAFGLALCYDLDFPELFRAYALKGAQGFLVGAAWPGEYAGLLEVLARARAAENQAYLFLASRADTGSPSLFVAPDGRVLARREEEGLLVAEPDWGFLEAYRKKYPLLRHRREELYRLW
- a CDS encoding acyl-CoA thioesterase; the encoded protein is MESVTRIKVRYAETDQMGVVHHSVYAVYLEAARVDFLERAGLPYHRVEARGVFFPVVELGLTFRAPARFGEVVEVRTRLAELSSRALLFRYRVEREGVLLAEGFTRHLCQVGERAARIPEDIYRALSVLHLK
- a CDS encoding GerMN domain-containing protein, whose protein sequence is MRKYLSVYNLLGLLVFALGLFVYWQSPVPNPPKALPLPADEAAREEKLTLNLYRPDPPRGFLREPVVLEVGLGENPYEKALLAWAQATGSPTPLGLFAAEGRLVVDLPEDFVRGLDAEGEVYRLYSLAYTLLATFPEGSEVRFLVEGQPSPGLAHLDLEVPVRLP
- a CDS encoding TFIIB-type zinc ribbon-containing protein, giving the protein MPLLLCPNCQVGMREVERRGVLIDVCPQCGGVWLDKGELEKLLAEAEEVERRYEEELEGFYRKEGKPYKRKKGFMKLFDLFD
- a CDS encoding phosphoglycerate kinase, giving the protein MRTLLDLDPKGKRVLVRVDYNVPVQDGKVQDETRILESLPTLRHLLAGGASLVLLSHLGRPKGPDPKYSLAPVGEALRAHLPEARFAPFPPGSEEARREAEALRPGEVLLLENVRFEPGEEKNDPELSARYARLGEAFVLDAFGSAHRAHASVVGVARLLPAYAGFLMEKEVRALSRLLKDPERPYAVVLGGAKVSDKIGVIESLLPRIDRLLIGGAMAFTFLKALGGEVGRSLVEEDRLDLAKDLLGRAEALGVRVYLPEDVVAAERIEAGVETRVFPARAIPVPYMGLDIGPKTREAFARALEGARTVFWNGPMGVFEVPPFDEGTLAVGQAIAALEGAFTVVGGGDSVAAVNRLGLKERFGHVSTGGGASLEFLEKGTLPGLEVLEG
- a CDS encoding ribosome-binding factor A codes for the protein MAYGKAHLEAQLKRALAEEIQALEDPRLFLLTVEAVRLSKDGSVLSVYVEAFREEEGALRALSRAERRLVAALARRVRMRRLPRLEFLPWRASPA
- a CDS encoding nucleoside triphosphate pyrophosphohydrolase family protein, with product MTFEEYQKEAQKTALYPEAYRLVYPALGLAGEAGELANKVKKVLRDHGGRLSEEAREAILAELGDVLWYVAQVATDLGESLEAVAQANLAKLRSRKERGRLGGDGDDR
- a CDS encoding biotin transporter BioY, with translation MKTEVLPYTPLMKTIWPQRTLSRDLLLILVGSLFVALTAQIALPLPFTPVPITGQTLGVLLVGAALGSRLGFLALLAYLLEGAMGLPVFAGGTGGIAKILGPTGGFLLAFPLAAGLVGLLVERFGLDRGFFGTLLAMLLGNALLYLVGLPWLAAWLMGAGKFGGVSALLAMGLFPFIPGDLVKAVLAALLFPTAWRFLGPR
- the smpB gene encoding SsrA-binding protein SmpB produces the protein MAPVLENRRARHDYEILETYEAGIALKGTEVKSLRAGKVDFTGSFARFEDGELYLENLYIAPYEKGSYANVDPRRKRKLLLHKHELRRLLGKVEQKGLTLVPLKIYFNERGYAKVLLGLARGKKAYEKRREDKKEAVRRALEEL
- a CDS encoding zinc metallopeptidase, which gives rise to MDTLAFLLMILVFVASLAIQGGLQATFARYSRVANSRGLTGAEVARAILDAHGLTHVRVEPVPGALTDHYDPQAKAVRLSEPNYASPSLAALAVAAHEVGHAVQDARGYAWLRVRASLLPAASLGSNLGPILVLAGLFLGALGLAKLGLYLYLAVALFQLITLPVEFDASKRALEFLRRMGFLRPEEMRPARQVLTWAALTYVAALAGSLATILYYASLLGLFGRREE